A genomic window from Punica granatum isolate Tunisia-2019 chromosome 2, ASM765513v2, whole genome shotgun sequence includes:
- the LOC116196714 gene encoding probable leucine-rich repeat receptor-like protein kinase At5g63930, translating into MGRFQWGLVMVVVQHFSVLVALSFLAGQGLGVNLEGQYLLEVKDNLTDRFGRLGGWDPNDPTPCSWRGVNCSIGDYYSPPVVSSLDLSSLNLSGTLSPSVCKLGSLALLDLSFNELSGSLLAEIGDCLNLELLQLNNNHFEGQIPAELGRLRNLQTLNICNNKFSGPLPEEIGNLTLLADLVAYSNNLSGSLPRSLGKLKSLQTFRAGQNLISGSLPAEIGDCYNLEYLGLAQNKLSGAIPRELGRLGNLTDLILWDNQLSGSLPWEIGNCTKLVTLALYENNLVGSIPREIGNIKSLERLYIYRNQLNGSIPREIGNLSIATEIDFSENYLMGEMPVEFTNITGLKLLYLFQNELTGPIPEGLTSLKNLTKLDLSINNLTGPIPLGFQYLSELIMLQLFHNSLTGTIPQGLGIYSLLWVVNLSENLLTGKIPRHLCRNSNLILLNLGSNKLTGSIPRGIATCKSLVQLQLVGNFLEGSLPPELCKLVNLSTVELDQNKLSGPIPHEIGTCKTLQRLHLSNNYFTSELPKEIGNLSQLVTFNVSSNSLFGQVPPEIFGCKMLQRLDLSRNNFVSALPGEIGNLSQLELLKLSDNQLIGMIPIELGRLSHLTELQMGGNFFTGEIPAEFGSLSSLQIALNLSFNNLSGEIPSELGNLVLLENILLNNNHLTGQIPGSFRNLSSLLSCNFSYNELSGPLPSQSVLDNMSINSFLGNRGLCGGPLGGCDLSPDSVPSPPGTNRRNSRLGKIMAITAAAIGGVSIILIVVILYFMRRPIEIVTPLQEKPVNSSPVSDIYFSPKDGFTFQDLVHATDNFGESFVIGRGACGTVYRAELPTGHTIAVKKLASNREGSNNVDNSFRAEILTLGKIRHRNIVKLHGFCYHQGSNLLLYEYMALGSLGELLHGSQCDLDWRKRFNIALGAAEGLAYLHHDCKPRIFHRDIKSNNILLDEKFEAHVGDFGLAKVIDMPQSKSMSAIAGSYGYIAPEYAYTMKVTEKCDIYSYGVVLLELLTGRTPVQPLDQGGDLVTWVRNYIQRHSFSPGILDQRLDLQDKSTVSHMITVLKIALLCTSMSPMDRPTMRKVVTLLIESGEREGNFYSSSDPTGDEDSDSNEES; encoded by the exons ATGGGGAGATTCCAATGGGGCTTGGTGATGGTTGTCGTCCAGCATTTCTCCGTTCTGGTCGCCTTGTCGTTTCTTGCTGGTCAGGGTCTAGGAGTTAACCTGGAAGGGCAGTACCTTCTTGAAGTTAAGGACAACTTGACCGATAGGTTCGGCCGTCTCGGCGGTTGGGATCCCAACGACCCAACTCCATGTTCATGGAGAGGTGTCAACTGTTCCATAGGAGATTACTACAGCCCCCCGGTCGTGTCGTCTCTTGATCTCAGCTCTCTCAATTTGTCCGGGACCTTGTCGCCAAGTGTCTGTAAGCTGGGTAGCTTGGCCCTCCTCGATCTCTCGTTCAACGAGCTGTCGGGGAGTCTTCTGGCGGAGATCGGGGATTGCTTGAATCTCGAGCTCCTCCAGCTGAACAATAATCATTTTGAGGGCCAGATACCGGCTGAACTTGGTCGGCTCCGGAACCTGCAGACCCTCAATATCTGCAACAACAAGTTCTCAGGGCCACTACCAGAAGAGATCGGGAACTTGACTCTTTTGGCGGATTTGGTCGCGTATTCAAACAACCTATCAGGTTCGCTCCCGCGCTCGCTTGGGAAGTTGAAGAGTTTGCAGACTTTCCGGGCGGGGCAGAATCTGATTTCCGGGAGCTTGCCAGCAGAGATTGGGGACTGTTACAACTTGGAGTACCTCGGTCTTGCACAAAACAAGTTGTCAGGCGCGATCCCGAGAGAGCTCGGGAGGCTCGGGAACTTGACAGATTTGATCCTCTGGGATAATCAGCTTTCCGGGTCCTTGCCTTGGGAGATTGGGAACTGCACCAAACTGGTGACCCTCGCGCTGTATGAGAACAATCTCGTCGGCAGCATTCCTAGGGAGATTGGAAACATTAAGTCCCTCGAAAGGCTCTATATTTACCGGAATCAGTTGAATGGCTCGATACCTAGGGAAATAGGGAACCTCTCCATTGCAACGGAGATTGATTTCTCAGAAAATTACTTGATGGGTGAGATGCCGGTGGAATTCACCAACATCACAGGCTTGAAGTTGCTCTACCTTTTCCAGAACGAGCTGACAGGCCCCATCCCAGAAGGGCTGACGAGCTTGAAAAACCTGACAAAACTTGACCTCTCGATCAATAACCTTACAGGCCCGATCCCTCTCGGGTTCCAGTACTTGTCGGAGCTGATCATGCTGCAGCTATTTCACAACTCGCTGACTGGAACCATTCCTCAGGGCCTAGGAATCTACAGCCTGCTCTGGGTGGTCAATTTATCTGAAAATTTGCTGACTGGGAAAATCCCGAGACATCTCTGCAGGAACTCAAACCTGATTCTTCTGAATTTGGGGTCCAACAAGCTCACCGGAAGTATCCCGCGTGGAATCGCAACTTGCAAGTCTCTCGTGCAGCTTCAGTTAGTTGGGAATTTCCTTGAAGGGAGTCTCCCTCCGGAATTATGCAAACTTGTAAATCTTTCGACTGTAGAATTGGACCAGAACAAGCTCAGTGGCCCAATCCCTCACGAGATCGGGACTTGCAAAACTCTCCAGCGTCTTCACTTATCGAACAATTACTTCACGTCGGAGCTCCCGAAGGAGATTGGTAACCTCTCACAGCTCGTGACCTTCAATGTGTCCTCAAACTCACTGTTTGGGCAGGTTCCGCCAGAGATTTTTGGGTGCAAGATGCTTCAGAGGCTCGACCTGAGCCGGAACAACTTCGTGAGTGCCTTACCGGGGGAGATAGGAAATCTGTCCCAGTTGGAGCTCCTGAAGCTCTCTGATAATCAACTCATAGGGATGATTCCTATTGAGCTTGGGAGGCTGTCGCATTTGACGGAATTACAGATGGGAGGAAACTTTTTCACTGGGGAAATACCAGCAGAGTTCGGGTCACTTTCGAGTCTTCAGATAGCTTTGAATCTCAGCTTCAATAATTTGTCCGGTGAAATCCCATCGGAGCTTGGAAATCTCGTATTGCTCGAAAACATTCTCCTCAACAACAACCACTTGACCGGTCAGATTCCAGGCTCATTCCGGAACCTATCAAGCTTGCTTAGTTGCAACttctcttacaacgagctgtCGGGTCCTCTACCGTCTCAGTCCGTCTTAGATAACATGTCGATCAACAGCTTCCTTGGAAACAGAGGACTGTGCGGGGGCCCTCTTGGTGGCTGTGATTTATCGCCTGATTCGGTCCCTTCGCCTCCAGGAACTAACCGGAGAAATTCCCGACTGGGCAAAATCATGGCAATAACAGCAGCAGCAATCGGTGGGGTTTCGATCATTCTGATCGTGGTGATCCTATACTTCATGAGGCGGCCCATCGAAATAGTCACCCCATTACAAGAAAAGCCTGTCAACAGTTCCCCCGTTTCGGATATTTATTTCTCGCCGAAGGATGGTTTTACTTTCCAGGACTTGGTCCATGCCACTGACAATTTTGGGGAAAGCTTTGTAATCGGGCGGGGGGCTTGTGGCACTGTTTATCGAGCAGAGCTGCCGACTGGCCATACGATTGCAGTGAAGAAGTTGGCATCCAACCGAGAAGGCAGCAACAATGTGGACAACAGCTTCCGTGCTGAGATTCTCACCCTGGGCAAAATCAGGCACCGGAATATCGTGAAATTGCATGGGTTCTGCTACCACCAGGGATCGAACCTTCTCCTCTACGAGTACATGGCACTGGGCAGCCTTGGGGAACTTCTTCACGGGTCGCAGTGTGATCTCGACTGGCGGAAGCGGTTCAACATCGCCCTGGGAGCAGCGGAGGGATTAGCTTACTTGCATCATGACTGCAAGCCGAGGATTTTCCATCGGGACATAAAGTCAAACAACATTCTGCTGGATGAGAAATTCGAGGCGCATGTTGGGGATTTCGGCTTGGCTAAGGTTATCGACATGCCACAGTCGAAATCCATGTCTGCTATTGCCGGGTCCTATGGCTATATCGCGCCTG AGTATGCATACACGATGAAAGTAACTGAAAAATGCGACATATATAGCTATGGAGTGGTCCTACTGGAATTGCTGACGGGAAGAACGCCGGTGCAACCGCTGGACCAGGGTGGGGACCTTGTGACGTGGGTGAGGAATTATATTCAGCGGCACTCATTTTCCCCCGGGATCCTGGACCAACGGCTGGATCTGCAGGACAAGAGCACGGTCTCTCACATGATCACCGTCCTCAAGATTGCTCTCCTATGCACAAGCATGTCCCCTATGGACCGACCGACGATGCGGAAAGTAGTCACGTTGCTGATTGAGTCAGGGGAGCGGGAGGGGAACTTCTATTCCTCCTCCGACCCGACGGGAGATGAGGATAGCGATTCGAATGAGGAATCCTGA
- the LOC116193878 gene encoding germin-like protein subfamily 1 member 15, with the protein MKLFVILFVWALTISSSIVYDPSPLQDICVAIAEPKNAVSVNEKFCKNPNLTVVDDFLYQGLNIPGDTNNKLGSKVTPVTVDQLPGINTLGISLARIDFAPYGLNPPHIHPHGTEFLIVVEGLYVGFVLSNQLGNRLITKVLKPGDVFVFPIGMIHFQLNVGKTNAVAFAGLSSQNPGVITIANALFGAKPPINPDVLTKAFQVDKDVTSYLQSQFWCDNN; encoded by the exons ATGAAGCTATTTGTAATCCTCTTCGTGTGGGCTTTGACAATCTCAAGTAGCATTGTCTACGATCCTAGTCCCCTCCAGGACATTTGTGTGGCTATAGCAGAGCCCAAGAATGCTG TGTCTGTGAACGAGAAATTCTGCAAGAATCCAAATCTTACGGTCGTCGATGATTTCCTCTACCAAGGGCTCAACATTCCTGGGGATACCAATAACAAGCTCGGGTCAAAAGTGACCCCTGTCACCGTCGACCAGCTCCCGGGGATCAACACTCTAGGGATCTCTTTAGCCCGCATCGACTTCGCCCCTTACGGCTTGAACCCACCCCACATCCACCCTCATGGAACTGAGTTCCTCATAGTCGTGGAGGGA CTCTATGTCGGGTTTGTTTTGTCAAACCAGCTAGGAAACAGACTCATCACCAAAGTATTGAAGCCTGGAGACGTGTTTGTGTTCCCTATAGGCATGATCCACTTCCAGCTCAACGTAGGAAAGACCAACGCAGTCGCATTTGCAGGCTTGAGCAGCCAGAACCCTGGTGTCATCACAATCGCTAATGCCTTGTTTGGAGCTAAGCCACCAATTAATCCGGATGTTTTGACCAAGGCATTTCAGGTGGACAAGGACGTTACCAGTTATCTCCAATCCCAGTTTTGGTGTGACAACAACTAA
- the LOC116193877 gene encoding germin-like protein subfamily 1 member 13 isoform X1 translates to MKLFLILFVCALAISSSFAYDPSPLQDICVAIAEPKNAVFVNGKFCKNPNLTVAEDFLFQGLNIPGNTNNKLMSKVTAVTVDQLPGLNTLGISLARIDFAPYGLNPPHTHPRGTEFLIVLEGELYVGFVLSNQLANRLITKVLKPGDVFVFPIGMIHFQLNVGKTNAVAFAGLSSQNPGVITIANAVFGAKPPINPDVLIKAFQVDKKVVDYLQSQFWYDNN, encoded by the exons ATGAAGCTCTTCCTAATCCTCTTCGTATGTGCTTTGGCAATCTCAAGTAGCTTTGCCTACGATCCTAGCCCCCTCCAGGACATTTGCGTGGCTATAGCTGAGCCCAAAAATGCTG TGTTTGTGAATGGAAAATTCTGCAAGAACCCAAATCTTACAGTGGCTGAAGATTTCCTCTTCCAAGGGCTCAATATTCCCGGCAATACCAATAACAAGCTCATGTCAAAAGTGACCGCTGTCACCGTTGACCAGCTCCCAGGGCTCAACACCTTAGGGATCTCTTTGGCCCGCATCGACTTCGCCCCTTACGGCCTAAACCCACCCCACACCCACCCTCGTGGAACTGAGTTCCTCATAGTTCTCGAGGGCGAGCTCTATGTGGGGTTCGTCCTGTCGAACCAGCTAGCAAACAGGCTCATCACCAAAGTATTGAAGCCTGGAGATGTGTTTGTGTTCCCGATCGGCATGATCCACTTCCAGCTCAACGTGGGGAAGACCAACGCTGTCGCATTTGCAGGCTTGAGTAGCCAAAACCCCGGTGTCATAACAATCGCTAATGCCGTGTTCGGAGCTAAGCCCCCAATTAACCCGGATGTCTTGATCAAGGCATTCCAGGTGGACAAGAAAGTTGTTGATTAT CTCCAATCCCAGTTTTGGTACGACAACAACTAA
- the LOC116193877 gene encoding germin-like protein subfamily 1 member 17 isoform X2, with the protein MKLFLILIICASAISSSFAYDPSPLQDICVAIAEPENAVFVNGKFCKNPNLTVAEDFLFQGLNIPGNTNNKLGSKVTPVTVDQLPGLNTLGISLARIDFAPYGLNPPHTHPRGTEFLVVLEGELYVGFVLSNQLANRLITKVLKPGDVFVFPIGMIHFQLNVGKTNAVAFAGLSSQNPGVITIANAVFGAKPPINPDVLIKAFQVDKKVVDYLQSQFWYDNN; encoded by the exons ATGAAGCTCTTCCTAATCCTCATCATATGTGCTTCGGCAATCTCAAGTAGCTTTGCCTACGATCCTAGCCCCCTCCAGGACATTTGCGTGGCTATAGCTGAGCCCGAAAATGCTG TGTTTGTGAATGGAAAATTTTGCAAGAACCCAAATCTTACAGTGGCCGAGGATTTCCTCTTCCAAGGGCTCAATATTCCTGGCAATACCAATAACAAGCTCGGGTCAAAAGTGACCCCTGTCACCGTTGACCAGCTCCCAGGGCTCAACACCTTAGGCATCTCTTTGGCCCGCATCGACTTCGCTCCTTACGGCCTGAACCCACCCCACACCCACCCTCGTGGAACTGAGTTCCTCGTAGTTCTCGAGGGCGAGCTCTATGTGGGGTTTGTCCTGTCGAACCAGCTAGCAAACAGGCTCATCACCAAAGTATTGAAGCCTGGAGATGTGTTTGTGTTCCCGATCGGCATGATCCACTTCCAGCTCAACGTGGGGAAGACCAACGCTGTCGCATTTGCAGGCTTGAGTAGCCAAAACCCCGGTGTCATAACAATCGCTAATGCCGTGTTCGGAGCTAAGCCCCCAATTAACCCGGATGTCTTGATCAAGGCATTCCAGGTGGACAAGAAAGTTGTTGATTATCTCCAATCCCAGTTTTGGTACGACAACAACTAA
- the LOC116193877 gene encoding germin-like protein subfamily 1 member 13 isoform X3, translating to MKLFLILFVCALAISSSFAYDPSPLQDICVAIAEPKNAVFVNGKFCKNPNLTVAEDFLFQGLNIPGNTNNKLMSKVTAVTVDQLPGLNTLGISLARIDFAPYGLNPPHTHPRGTEFLIVLEGELYVGFVLSNQLANRLITKVLKPGDVFVFPIGMIHFQLNVGKTNAVAFAGLSSQNPGVITIANAVFGAKPPINPDVLIKAFQVDKKVVDYLQSQFWYDNN from the exons ATGAAGCTCTTCCTAATCCTCTTCGTATGTGCTTTGGCAATCTCAAGTAGCTTTGCCTACGATCCTAGCCCCCTCCAGGACATTTGCGTGGCTATAGCTGAGCCCAAAAATGCTG TGTTTGTGAATGGAAAATTCTGCAAGAACCCAAATCTTACAGTGGCTGAAGATTTCCTCTTCCAAGGGCTCAATATTCCCGGCAATACCAATAACAAGCTCATGTCAAAAGTGACCGCTGTCACCGTTGACCAGCTCCCAGGGCTCAACACCTTAGGGATCTCTTTGGCCCGCATCGACTTCGCCCCTTACGGCCTAAACCCACCCCACACCCACCCTCGTGGAACTGAGTTCCTCATAGTTCTCGAGGGCGAGCTCTATGTGGGGTTCGTCCTGTCGAACCAGCTAGCAAACAGGCTCATCACCAAAGTATTGAAGCCTGGAGATGTGTTTGTGTTCCCGATCGGCATGATCCACTTCCAGCTCAACGTGGGGAAGACCAACGCTGTCGCATTTGCAGGCTTGAGTAGCCAAAACCCCGGTGTCATAACAATCGCTAATGCCGTGTTCGGAGCTAAGCCCCCAATTAACCCGGATGTCTTGATCAAGGCATTCCAGGTGGACAAGAAAGTTGTTGATTATCTCCAATCCCAGTTTTGGTACGACAACAACTAA